One Nostoc sp. CENA543 genomic window, GTCGTACCAATGAGAAATTCAGATACGTTTCTGATTAATGCCTACGAGCGATTGCTGCAATCACCCCAAATACAATTAGTTCCCATTAGTCAAGCCATCTTGAAGGAAGCAGCAAGGCTACGTGCTATTACACCTTCATTGAGAACACCCGATGCCATTCATCTTGCAACAGCTACAGCATTAGGCTGTACCCAGTTTCTCACCAATGACCGACAACTAAGAACAGTGTCAAACTTATTCATCGTGATTTTAGATGAAGTGCTGGCATCATAAGATATCGCTCTTGTTTTATCTATTCTGCTGCTGGTGCAAATACCACACCTTCATAGAGTTGTGCGATCGCAAAATCAAATTCTATGCTAGATAGTGTAATCATATCTCCCTCAGTGTAGGGATAGTAAAGCCACATTCTCCCCTCTCCGCGACAGAAACGTTCAACGGAGATTTTTTCGGAATCTATCAATAAATATTCTTGTAAAGAGGGAATTGTTAAGTAATTAGTGAATTTTTCGCCCCGATCTTTGCTACTCGTACCAGGGGATAAAACTTCAGCAATTATTGTGGGATTTTGAATAAATTTGCGAGCATTCAGGTCTTGAGGGTCGCAACTGACGATCACATCAGGATAATAATAGATATTTTTAGTATTAAATAACACTTTCACATCTGACACATTCACTCGACAACCTCTAGCACGTAAATGTGGGTATAAGACTCTGTAAAAGTTCAGTGCAATGTCATTGTGAGGAACTGTACCACCAGTCATGGCAAAAACTTCGCCATTAACATATTCATAACGAAGCTCTTGCTGGAGTTCCCAAGCGAGATATTCCTCGACTGTCATTTTTTGCGGTTGTTGGGGGACGGCTACCATAGCAAGATAGTTTCT contains:
- a CDS encoding type II toxin-antitoxin system VapC family toxin: MGQLTFSNADRIYIDTVTIIYAVEQTPIYGMLLNPLWNNLQTGNLEVFTSELTLMETLVVPMRNSDTFLINAYERLLQSPQIQLVPISQAILKEAARLRAITPSLRTPDAIHLATATALGCTQFLTNDRQLRTVSNLFIVILDEVLAS
- a CDS encoding Uma2 family endonuclease; protein product: MVAVPQQPQKMTVEEYLAWELQQELRYEYVNGEVFAMTGGTVPHNDIALNFYRVLYPHLRARGCRVNVSDVKVLFNTKNIYYYPDVIVSCDPQDLNARKFIQNPTIIAEVLSPGTSSKDRGEKFTNYLTIPSLQEYLLIDSEKISVERFCRGEGRMWLYYPYTEGDMITLSSIEFDFAIAQLYEGVVFAPAAE